One Eleginops maclovinus isolate JMC-PN-2008 ecotype Puerto Natales chromosome 22, JC_Emac_rtc_rv5, whole genome shotgun sequence DNA segment encodes these proteins:
- the LOC134859142 gene encoding E3 SUMO-protein ligase ZBED1-like, which produces MHEHLKRKHPGALCQDGSKTPSKQSSMGDFFHKKNQAPCTPQEASVFTNSIVSMIVKDMRPLAIVEGEGFREMVNTFHSGYTLPSRRHFTDLMEKKYVATMDKVKSEVKKSLSKLSLTTDAWTSLATEAYLGVTCHFINENWELTSFSLTTMPLEERHTAENIASWVEMVADKFDFSLRDNVLAIVHDNAANVVAALRILEEKHGVASHRCAGHTLQLVVNHALKNNPMIDRTLGAARCLVKHFKKSEPASSKLKQKQKQWGTAEHTLLQDVSVRWNSSYYMVSRLLEQRWPVVATLSDPDVTQRGKQYLDLRNDQWILLEELEQVLKPFEQATVFLSGESYVTISVLPPLLKGLHKSTKKTTYESAAVNSFQIAADQEMQARWVSESAFTENGKNVAIIAAALDPRFRRLKFLSPEDALKVQVQIQALIIDIKRAKQQLQTIEQEHSASPQRKNTSMLDILLGSDSEGEGTEDIGQEDSAEGESVRNEVLLYFGESCIPRDTSPLQWWKENAGRFPNLAVLAKSYLSVPAPSTPSERLFSDAGNIVTKKRLYDELDSMHSSIVPVYRRINDNLLAVLPKLLDLVKNSSPLKKMYQDARADALAQDHAAIDFRGAILLLPSIFREKIENLVIRGQNQSSKRHIRHQVWNNF; this is translated from the exons ATGCACGAACATCTGAAGAGAAAACACCCTGGAGCTCTGTGTCAGGATGGCAGTAAAACACC GAGTAAGCAAAGCAGTATGGGTGACTTTTTCCATAAAAAGAACCAGGCACCTTGCACACCCCAGGAGGCTAGTGTGTTCACCAACAGCATCGTCTCCATGATTGTGAAGGACATGAGGCCCCTTGCGATTGTGGAAGGTGAAGGCTTCCGTGAAATGGTAAACACTTTCCACTCAGGATACACCCTTCCATCCAGGCGCCACTTTACTGACCTAATGGAAAAGAAGTATGTGGCTACCATGgacaaagtgaaaagtgaagtTAAAAAAAGCCTGTCCAAACTGTCCCTAACAACCGATGCTTGGACCAGTCTGGCCACTGAGGCATATTTAGGTGTCACCTGTCATTTTATAAATGAGAATTGGGAGCTGACCTCGTTTAGCTTAACTACAATGCCGCTTGAGGAGCGCCACACTGCTGAAAATATTGCCTCTTGGGTTGAGATGGTGGCAGATAAATTTGATTTCTCCCTTCGAGATAATGTACTGGCGATTGTACATGATAACGCAGCAAATGTTGTTGCAGCTCTTCGCATCCTAGAGGAGAAACATGGGGTAGCATCACATCGTTGTGCCGGCCATACACTTCAGTTGGTGGTGAATCATGCCTTGAAGAACAACCCCATGATCGACAGGACACTCGGGGCTGCACGGTGTCTTGTGAAGCATTTCAAGAAAAGTGAGCCTGCTAGCAGCaagctgaaacagaaacaaaaacagtgggGTACAGCTGAGCATACCCTGCTCCAGGATGTCTCTGTAAGATGGAACAGCTCATACTACATGGTGAGTCGCCTTTTGGAACAACGGTGGCCGGTGGTCGCAACACTTTCGGACCCAGACGTTACACAGCGTGGGAAGCAGTACCTGGATTTGAGGAATGATCAGTGGATCTTGCTAGAGGAACTGGAGCAGGTCCTCAAGCCTTTCGAACAGGCCACTGTTTTTCTCAGTGGAGAGTCCTATGTCACAATATCTGTTTTACCTCCACTGCTGAAGGGTCTCCATAAGTCTACAAAGAAAACCACATACGAGTCTGCTGCTGTGAATTCTTTTCAGATTGCTGCAGACCAAGAGATGCAGGCAAGGTGGGTGTCTGAGTCTGCTTTTACAGAGAATGGAAAAAATGTGGCCATCATTGCTGCTGCCCTTGACCCCCGCTTTCGTAGGTTGAAGTTCCTGTCACCCGAGGATGCTTTGAAGGTACAAGTACAAATTCAGGCTCTGATAATTGATATCAAAAGAGCCAAGCAACAACTGCAAACGATTGAGCAGGAGCACTCGGCCAGTCCCCAGCGAAAGAACACCTCTATGCTGGACATTCTGCTTGGCTCGGACTCTGAGGGGGAGGGCACCGAGGATATTGGCCAGGAGGACAGTGCTGAGGGTGAATCTGTGAGAAATGAGgttcttttgtattttggggAGAGTTGCATTCCAAGGGATACAAGCCCACTTCAATGGTGGAAGGAAAATGCAGGAAGGTTCCCCAACCTGGCAGTTCTAGCCAAATCCTACTTGTCTGTGCCTGCACCCTCCACTCCATCAGAACGTCTTTTTTCAGATGCTGGAAATATTGTAACCAAGAAAAGG TTATATGATGAACTGGACTCCATGCACTCTTCCATAGTGCCAGTCTATAGGCGCATCAATGACAACCTACTGGCAGTACTTCCAAAGCTCCTAGATTTAGTTAAGAATTCCTCTCCACTTAAGAAGATGTACCAAGATGCCCGAGCTGATGCCCTGGCTCAGGATCATGCAG CCATTGACTTCAGAGGCGCCATTCTCCTGCTGCCTTCAATCTTCAGAGAAAAAATTGAGAACTTGGTCATTCGAGGACAG AATCAGTCCAGCAAACGCCACATACGCCACCAAGTGTGGAACAACTTCTAG